The nucleotide sequence GGAAAAGAAAGTCATCCTTGACTCAATCCAGCCACTCTGAGGTATAATGAAAATTCAGCGTCACTTCGCTCCGACAGGTGGCCGGTTTCAATCAGAATCAGTGGCCAGATTCATCGGAATATGCAGTGAGGGAGAATCAGTTGTTGTAGAAGGAAATTATACTCTTGAGGAAGGAAAATTAATTAAAATAATTGAATAGGAGGGGTATATGAACATTCCTGAATTTTCTGTAAAGAAAAAAGTTACCACAACAATGCTGATATTAATCGTTGTTGTGGTTGGAATTATTTCATTCACAAACCTTGGCTTAGATCTATTCCCAGATATTGAATTCCCTCAGGTTTCAATCATAACTCAATATCAAGGGGTCTCTTCAGAGGATATGGAATCTCTCATCACAAAGCCAATTGAAGGCTGGGTGAGTTCGGTAACAAACGTTAAAAAAGTAAGGTCAATATCTCAAGAAGGTCTATCATTGATTATGGTTGATTTTGAGTGGGGAACCAACCTTGATTTTGCTGCTCAGGATATAAGAGAAAGAATTGGGCTTTTTAAAAAATTCCTGCCTGAGAATGCATCTGACCCATTGGTACTTAAATTCAATATGGCAGATTTCCCTGTGCTTTTTTATGGAATTACAGGGGAAATGGATGAAAGAGATCTCCAAAAATTAATTGAGAAAAATGTGGCTGAAAGACTGGAAAGAATAGATGGAGTTGCTTCTGCCCAAGCATTTTCGTCAAAACTAAGAGAAATAAACATATTGATAAATAAATTTGCAATGGAAAGTCGTTTATTAACTCTTGATCAGATCATAAATTCATTGAGATTGGAAAACTTGAACCTTCCAGCTGGTTTTATAAAAGAAAATCACCATGAATATGTTTTAAGAACCCTTGGTGAATTTAACAATTTAGAAGATATAAAGAAAACCATAGTTGGAATTTCTCAGGAGGGAAAACCCACATACCTTGGAGATGTTGCAGCTGTGGAGGATGGTTACAGGGAATCAAGATACATAGCAAGAATAATGAGAAAAAGCGGTGTTGTGATGTTTATTCAAAAAAATTCAGGTGCAAACACTGTGAAAATTGTTAATGAAGTAAATAAAAAGCTTGAAGAAATTAAAAAAACTCTTCCTGAAAATGTGAAATTTCATGTAGTAATGGATTTTTCGGAGTTCATAAAGCTGATGGCATCTCGAACTACTTCAAATGCACTCGTTGGAGGGTTGTTAGCGATATCATTTATACTTCTATTCTTAAGAAACTGGAGGCCCACTTTGATTATAGGACTCGCTATTCCCCTTTCAATTATCGCCACTTTTATAGCTTTCTATTTAGCAGGATACACTTTGAATCTTTTTACTTTGATTGGCCTTGCCCTGGGCGTGGGAATGATGGTTGATAATTCAATCGTTGTAATAGAAAATACATTCAGACATTTAGAAGAGGGGAAGCCAAGGGAAAAAGCTGCAATTTTTGGTGCCTCTGAGGTAGGAATGGCAATTACTGCTTCTACCTTGACCACGATAGGAGTATTTTTTCCGATGGTATTTGGAACTGGATTGGTTGGGAAACTTTCAAGATCTCTGGCTCTTTCAATCTCATTTTCACTTTTTTCCTCTCTTTTTGTCGCGATTACCATAGTTCCAATGCTTGCTTCAGTTCTATTCAAAAAAGAGATAAAGCCAGAAGAATACGAACGGAAATTCGGTGAGAAGCAATTTATAAGGATGAAGAAGTTTTATTCAAAGCTTCTGGAGAAAGTTTTAAAAAATAAATTGAAAGTTTTAGGCGGAGTACTAATTTTATTCATAATTTCAATTTTGCTTGTGTTAGTCGTAGGGACTGAATTCATGCCAAAAGTGGATAGAAGTATGCTTTTCTTAAAAATAAAATTACCTGTTGGAACAAACATCGATGAGACAGATAGAGTTGTATCAGAGATGGAGATAAAATCTTTGAAGGAAAAAACAATTGAGACTTTAATAGCTGAAGTTGGGGTTAATGAGCAGGATATAGGTTACAGCGAGTTTACTCCATCTGGACCCCATGAGGGTTCATTATTTGTAAGATTGATAAGTCGGGAGCAAAGAGATTTAAGCGCAGAGGAAATCCTGGAAAAACTCCGAAATAAAATCCCCCATTTCAGGAATGTAGAAATGGAGGCAATTGACTTGGGAACAATGTTCATGGGTGGTTCTATGAGTCCGATAGAGATAAATATTTATGGAGAAGATATTCCTGTTCTGCAAAGGTATTCTGAACTTATAAGAACTAAATTGGAAGGAATAAAAGAATTAAGGGATATAAAGGTTTCGATGGAAGAAGGAAAACCTGAGTTTAGAATAAGAATTGATAGAGAAAAGGCTTCAAGGTTAGGTTTAAAAGTGGCATATGTGGCCTCAGTGCTTGAGACATCAACATTAGGAAAACTATCAACAAGGTATAAATCAGGAGGAGAGGAGATTGATGTAAGAGTAAAATTGAGAGAGGAAGATAGAAACAATATAAGAGAGATTTTAACTCTTCCAATCATGACTCCATTTGGGAAAAAGATTTATTTGAGTGAGGTGGCATACCTTGAAAAAAGCGAGGGTCCTGTCAGAATTGAAAGAGAAAATCAGGTAAGGAAGATAGCAATTCAATCGAACTACATTGGTGGAAGTCTTGGAAAGATAGTTAAGGAAATAAAAAAGAGAGTTGAGCCAATAGAGAAAACATTGCCATTTGGGTATTTTATCGAGTACGGCGGTCAGTATGATGATATGATCGAGGCTTTCAAAACCATGGTCTGGGTATTTTTACTTGCCACTCTAATTACATACATGATAATGGCTGCTCAGTTTGAGAGTTTTACCCAATCTTTTATTATTATGTTTACAATTCCTCTTTCTTTGATAGGAGTTGTGCTTGGACTTTTAATTGCTGGAAGAAATATAAATCTTCCTGTTCTTATGGGATATGTTATGCTTGCTGGAATTGCTGTAAACAATGGAATAGTAATGATTGATTATATCAATAGGCTTAGAAGGTCAGGTATGAAAAAATTTGATGCGATAGTGCATGGAGCAAGTGTAAGATTGAGACCTATTTTGATAACCTCATTTACTACAATTCTTGGAACAGTTCCGATGGTTTTCTCAAGGTCAGAAGGTTCAGAGATGAGAGTTCCTTTAGGATTAACGATTGGTTCTGGGTTGTTGACAACAACTCTACTTACTCTTTTTATTCTTCCGATTGTTTATGACTTATTTACAAGGGAGTTTAAAAGAAAAGAGGAATAATAAGTTTATGAGGTCTCTGAAAAAGTAATTATGAATCAACAAAATAATTTTCTAAAGCAAACGCATTAATATAAATGTAGGGCAACCTTTCCCCGAACCTTGCCCTGAACTCGTTTCATGGGTTGATTCGGGGGTTGCTTGATGCAAGGCTAAAGCCTTGCCCTACATGTAACATTATTTAGTGCATTTGTATTAGTTTGATACTTCATATTGTAGATATATAAGAGACCTCTTAAAAAGCTCCAGATGGAAGGCGCAGGGAAGCTTTGAGCGGAGGCGTACTTTCTGTACGTTGGAGCGATAAAGCTGAGGCTGCAACGAAGCAGATGGACTTTTTCAGAGGTCTCTTTATAAAAACTTGACTATTTTTCAATTCCAGTCCTGGCTTTAATCCCTTTCGAATAATAATGTTTAATTTCTTTCATTTCAGTTACAAGGTCAGCTATTTCTATAAAAGATTTAGGTGCATATCTTCCAGTTAGAATTATTTCAACATTTTCTGGCTTCTTTTTTAAAAAGTTGATAACATCTTTTTCCTTTAAAAGGTTGAAATAAACTGCCACATTTATCTCATCCAGAATTATTATCTGATATTCTCCCAAGAGCATTGCATTCTCACATTTTTCCAGTCCTTTTTTGGCCATTTCAACATCTTCTTTATTTGGTAATTTTTTTACATGAATGAAACTTTTTTTCCCGAACTGTTCAATAGTTATAAATTTTTTAAAAGATTTTATAGATTTTAACTCTCCATATTTCTGTCCCTTCATGAATTGGCCGATATAGCTTCTCAATCCATTTCCGGCAGCTCTAAGTGCCAATCCAATAGCAGCTGTAGTTTTTCCCTTGCCATTCCCAGTGTATACCTGTATGTATCCTTTAAATGGGGTCAGGCTTTTATTTTTTGCTATTTTTTTAGCCATTCTCCAATGATATTTATTTTTTTTCTTTGAGTAAAGAAAAAAATTTTGAAAAAAAATCTCTCTCTTCAAAAAAATTCTTTTTTTCCTTTTTTGAGATCCCTATGAATAAAAGATCTTCTCCCAAAAAATTTTTCCATTAAGAGCAAGATCAGAAGTTTTTATAGCCTCTTTTTTCTTTTACGACAAGAATAACAGTTTCTCCGTTTAGAGAAACTTCATTTATCCTTACTTTGTAAGAGAGGCGGTTTTAAGGGTGAAGCCTCTTCTTTGTTCAAATTCATATATTTCTTCAAGTCTGCTTTCAATTGCTGTAATGACCGAGCCAAACCCGAAACGCCTCCTCACAGTGTCCAGTGATTTCATAAGGTTCTCTCTTTTCAGGAAATTTTCTTCAAAAAGATGAAGATTTATCTCTCTAACGAGGTCAGAAGCTCTCACTCCAACAAGCCTCAGAGGGAAAGGGGAGGAGTAAAAATTTTTTAAATAAAGCTTCTTTGCAATTTCATAAATTTTATACATATCCTGTGTGGGAGAGATGAGAGATTGTCTTCTTGTATAGGTTGTAAAATCTGAAAGCCTGACTTTGATTTCTACCGTAAAGGAAGATAGGCTTTCTTCTCTCAAAGAGGAAGCTAACCTGTCAGAGAGATATGCAAAATGAGCTAAAATCATTTCTCTGTCCCATAAATCTTCTAAAAACGTTGTCTCTCTTGACATTGATTTCGGGATGAATTCTCTTTCCACAATCCTCTCATCAATTCCTCTTGACTGGAAAAATATCTCGTAACCTGAGATTCCAAAAAGACTTTTTAAAGTTTCTTTAGATATCTCCCAGAGGTCTTTTATCCTGTCAACTCCCATCATAGTGAAAATCATCTGAGTCTTTAGCCCTATTCCAGGGAGTTTATCTATTGTTAGTTCTCCTAGAAACTCCACCTCCTTTCCTGGCTCTATATAGATGAAACCCCCTGGTTTAGCTTTTGATGTCCCTAGCTTTGCAAGAAGTTTATTAGAAGCTAAGGAAGCTGAGATTCCTATCTTGAGTTCTTTCTCTACCTCTTCTTTTATTTTTTTAGCCTGGGATGGAATTGAGGGATAAAGAAGATTACAGTGAGTTAAATCAAGATAGGCTTCATCTAAAGATGCCTCTTCTATGTCAGGAGTGTACCTTGAAAGAAGCGAGAAGAATTTTTCAGAGAATTCTTTGTAAAGATGATAGCTTCCCCTTAAAAAGATACAATTAGGGCATAGCTCATAGGCTTTTTTCAGCGGCATACCGGAATGAACACCATATTTTCTTGCTTCATAAGAGGCAGTTGAAGCAACCCCCCTCTCGTATGGCATCCCTCCGACTACAACTGGTTTTCCTCTTAAGGAAGGGTTCTGGAGAATTTCAACAGAGGCAAAGAACGAGTCTATGTCGAGATGGAGAATCCATTTATTTTTCATCGTTTACCTCTCTTTCATCCTCTACCACCCATCATTAAGGGCAGTACCTGGCCTCTCTGTCTTAAATGATTTCCGTTTCCTTTGAAATTAATATTTCCTCAGAACTCCAACCACTTTTCCAAGCACTCTCAGTTCCTCCACCTTTATTGGTTGATAATCAGGGTTTTCAGGAACAAGGTATATTGAAGAGTTTTCCTTTTTTAACCTTTTAAGGGTAACACTTCCATCCTCAAGGCTGGCTATTACCATCTCTCCTGATTGGGCTATTGAGCTTTTCTCTATTATTACGATATCTCCTTCATCGATGTAAGCATCGATCATACTTTTACCTTTTACCTTTAAGGCAAAAAGCTCTTTTCTTTCAGGGGAGAAAAAGGATGGTATCTCAACTGTTTCTCCCAGGTTTTCAAAAGCTTTCTCAGGGTTTCCTGCTGGGACAAGGCCAACAAGGGGTATTGAGAGATGAGGCCTCTTTAGAATTAATTCCACTCCTTCCTCCCCTCTTCTTATGAATCCTTTCCTTTCAAGAGAAACAATATGCTTGTGCACTGTGGATGGAGAGGCTAACCCCAGCTCTTTTCCTATCTCCCTTATAGAAGGAGAGTAGCCTTTTTTTGTGAGGAATTCCTCGATAGCATCGAGGACTCTTTTCTGTTTTTTGGAGATCATCGTTTCCCTCCTGTTCGTTCTCTTTTTGTTCTCCATATACAATATAATTCCTCAATTCAAGTTTGTCAAGTGAGTAATTCTGAATGAAAAGAAAATTCTAAAAAGGTCAGGTTAATAGAAAAATGAGATGCCGGCATAGGCAATTTTTGGAAATTGCCATGCACTTGAACCTGCTTTGGAATAAAGAAAACCAATGTGTGTATCTAAATTTTTTGATATGTCATAAGAAAATCTTAAAAAAAGAAAATTTCCGTTACCCGGTGATGTATTAAAATAACCGAATTGAATTCTTGATAAAGCTGAGATTTGGTAATCTCCAATTATGACGAATACTTTTCCTTTGGGATACAATTCTGATCCGTCGGAAGAGAAGTATTCTCCAATTAAATAAATTTTTGAGCTCAGCTGGTAATCTGCTCCTATCGAAAGGTCACTCATTAATGATTTTTTTTCTTTTTTGACTGCCAGTTCTCCTCTAAAAACAAACCTTCCTTTGCTTCCTTCAAAAGCAGCGCCATAAATCATCTCTCCAGTTATTGAAAATATACAAAAGTTTATGTCAGTGTGTCCACTTGAGAAGAATACTGCACTTCCATAATAATTTCTTCCATTCCTTCTAACATAAACACTTTCTACCCAGGAAAACCCGGTAAAATAATATTGAATTCTTAGAGAATTAACGCCTTGTTTTTCTTCTTTTTCTAAGGAGAAAGGGTTGTATGGATTAAACATATCGAGAACTGAAAAAAGCTTAGCCTTTCCCCATGGAATTCTTTCTCTTCCCATTCCGAAAATGAATTTTTCTGTTTTATAACTTAGAGAGAGTTTGTCAAAGAAGTGATAAACTTTAAGTTGATTCCCTTTGTAAAGATAAAAAGGATTGAGCTCCTCTAAGAGGCTTCCTGTAAAAAGAGAGTAGAATTTTTCGCTTCCATTTAGAGCATTTGTTTCAGAATGGAGTTTGAATGAAAAAGAGTTCCAGCTTTTTTCAATTTTCAGTCTAAATCTTAAAAGCTGAATGGAAGAAAACTCATTCGAATAATTTAAATAAAACGAATTTACTTTAAAATAACCTGATATTGAAGAATAAAGACAGGGAGCAAAAATTAATAGAAAAATACATTTAGCTTTGTATGATTTTACCATCCGAAAGCTTTATCACCCTTTTTGTCATTTTGACTACTCTTTCATCATGGGTTGAAAGAAGGAAAGTGATGTTTTTCTCCTCATTAAGTTTTTTCATTAGCTCAATGAGAATCATGACATTTTCAGAATCCAAGTTTGCTGTCGGTTCATCTGCAAGAACTATTTTTGGTTCTCCTATTATTGCTCTTGCGACAGCTACTCTTTGCTGTTCTCCTCCACTCAGTTTTGTGAGGCGTCTGTGGGCAAGCTCTTCCAACCCAACATCTTTCAATGCTTTTAGAACTCTCTTTCTTCTTTCTTTTTTTTCAACTCCTTGAAGGATTAGCACAAATTCAACATTTTCGAATGCAGTAAGTACAGGAATAAGATTAAAAGATTGAAAGACAAACCCAAGGTTATTAAGCCTTATCTCAGAAAGTTTTTTTTCTGGAAGAGAAGAAATATCTACCCTATTTAGAATAACTTTTCCTTCAGTTGGTTTGTCTATTCCTCCAAGAAGGTTTAAGAGAGTAGTTTTTCCAGACCCAGATGGTCCAACTATTGAGGTAAATTCTCCTTCGTCAATCTTAAGGTTTACTCCATCGATCGCTTTTATAATTCCCCCATCGTGGTAATACTTGCAAAGGTTAAAAGTCTCTATAATCCTCATATCTCCTCTTATTTTTCAAATTTAAGTTGAATTGCGAGCTCTTCTTTTGAAACTTTTATTGCAGGAAAAATAGCCATCACTACTGATATGAAAAGTATTGCGGCGGTTATGTATGCCATCACTTCAAAAGATAGTTTAAAATGGAGTTCAGGCACCCAGGAATAGGATTCGTATATTTCAGTTATTTTTTTTGAGAGTTTTATTGGATTTAACTTGAAGTAGAGAATTATAGGATAAGAAAATACAAATCCTGCAGCAGAACCTATAGTGGACATCAATAAAGATTCAAGAATTATCATCCTTCCTATTTTAAAGGCCTTCATTCCAATTGCTCTTAAGACAGCTATTTCTTTTTTTCTCTCAAAAATTGACATGTAAATTGTATTAAGAAGCCCGAAAGCGATAATTATGATTAAAAGAGCATACATTAGATAACCTGAAACCCTGTCGAATTCTATAAGTTCTAAAAGCTCTGGCATAATCTCCTTCCAATCAAGAACCTCAAAGTTACCATCACTTAAAATTGATTTGATTTTATCTTTTGCTTTGTTAAGCTTTACTTTTCCCTCGGGAAAATAAATTACTATCGTCGTGACTCTTCCACCCATTGAGAACAACTCATCAGCAGAGAGAATGCTTGTAATGATTTTAGACCTATCTAAATCAATCATTCCTGTGTTAATTACTCCAACAACTCTTAAAAGCTTTGCACCGATCGAGCCATCTCTTCCCTGAGCGACCACTGCCACTTCATCTCCTATGTTTAATTTCAAATTTT is from Acidobacteriota bacterium and encodes:
- a CDS encoding efflux RND transporter permease subunit, translating into MNIPEFSVKKKVTTTMLILIVVVVGIISFTNLGLDLFPDIEFPQVSIITQYQGVSSEDMESLITKPIEGWVSSVTNVKKVRSISQEGLSLIMVDFEWGTNLDFAAQDIRERIGLFKKFLPENASDPLVLKFNMADFPVLFYGITGEMDERDLQKLIEKNVAERLERIDGVASAQAFSSKLREINILINKFAMESRLLTLDQIINSLRLENLNLPAGFIKENHHEYVLRTLGEFNNLEDIKKTIVGISQEGKPTYLGDVAAVEDGYRESRYIARIMRKSGVVMFIQKNSGANTVKIVNEVNKKLEEIKKTLPENVKFHVVMDFSEFIKLMASRTTSNALVGGLLAISFILLFLRNWRPTLIIGLAIPLSIIATFIAFYLAGYTLNLFTLIGLALGVGMMVDNSIVVIENTFRHLEEGKPREKAAIFGASEVGMAITASTLTTIGVFFPMVFGTGLVGKLSRSLALSISFSLFSSLFVAITIVPMLASVLFKKEIKPEEYERKFGEKQFIRMKKFYSKLLEKVLKNKLKVLGGVLILFIISILLVLVVGTEFMPKVDRSMLFLKIKLPVGTNIDETDRVVSEMEIKSLKEKTIETLIAEVGVNEQDIGYSEFTPSGPHEGSLFVRLISREQRDLSAEEILEKLRNKIPHFRNVEMEAIDLGTMFMGGSMSPIEINIYGEDIPVLQRYSELIRTKLEGIKELRDIKVSMEEGKPEFRIRIDREKASRLGLKVAYVASVLETSTLGKLSTRYKSGGEEIDVRVKLREEDRNNIREILTLPIMTPFGKKIYLSEVAYLEKSEGPVRIERENQVRKIAIQSNYIGGSLGKIVKEIKKRVEPIEKTLPFGYFIEYGGQYDDMIEAFKTMVWVFLLATLITYMIMAAQFESFTQSFIIMFTIPLSLIGVVLGLLIAGRNINLPVLMGYVMLAGIAVNNGIVMIDYINRLRRSGMKKFDAIVHGASVRLRPILITSFTTILGTVPMVFSRSEGSEMRVPLGLTIGSGLLTTTLLTLFILPIVYDLFTREFKRKEE
- a CDS encoding cob(I)yrinic acid a,c-diamide adenosyltransferase, which codes for MKREIFFQNFFLYSKKKNKYHWRMAKKIAKNKSLTPFKGYIQVYTGNGKGKTTAAIGLALRAAGNGLRSYIGQFMKGQKYGELKSIKSFKKFITIEQFGKKSFIHVKKLPNKEDVEMAKKGLEKCENAMLLGEYQIIILDEINVAVYFNLLKEKDVINFLKKKPENVEIILTGRYAPKSFIEIADLVTEMKEIKHYYSKGIKARTGIEK
- the dinB gene encoding DNA polymerase IV is translated as MKNKWILHLDIDSFFASVEILQNPSLRGKPVVVGGMPYERGVASTASYEARKYGVHSGMPLKKAYELCPNCIFLRGSYHLYKEFSEKFFSLLSRYTPDIEEASLDEAYLDLTHCNLLYPSIPSQAKKIKEEVEKELKIGISASLASNKLLAKLGTSKAKPGGFIYIEPGKEVEFLGELTIDKLPGIGLKTQMIFTMMGVDRIKDLWEISKETLKSLFGISGYEIFFQSRGIDERIVEREFIPKSMSRETTFLEDLWDREMILAHFAYLSDRLASSLREESLSSFTVEIKVRLSDFTTYTRRQSLISPTQDMYKIYEIAKKLYLKNFYSSPFPLRLVGVRASDLVREINLHLFEENFLKRENLMKSLDTVRRRFGFGSVITAIESRLEEIYEFEQRRGFTLKTASLTK
- the lexA gene encoding transcriptional repressor LexA; protein product: MISKKQKRVLDAIEEFLTKKGYSPSIREIGKELGLASPSTVHKHIVSLERKGFIRRGEEGVELILKRPHLSIPLVGLVPAGNPEKAFENLGETVEIPSFFSPERKELFALKVKGKSMIDAYIDEGDIVIIEKSSIAQSGEMVIASLEDGSVTLKRLKKENSSIYLVPENPDYQPIKVEELRVLGKVVGVLRKY
- a CDS encoding ABC transporter ATP-binding protein produces the protein MRIIETFNLCKYYHDGGIIKAIDGVNLKIDEGEFTSIVGPSGSGKTTLLNLLGGIDKPTEGKVILNRVDISSLPEKKLSEIRLNNLGFVFQSFNLIPVLTAFENVEFVLILQGVEKKERRKRVLKALKDVGLEELAHRRLTKLSGGEQQRVAVARAIIGEPKIVLADEPTANLDSENVMILIELMKKLNEEKNITFLLSTHDERVVKMTKRVIKLSDGKIIQS
- a CDS encoding FtsX-like permease family protein; the protein is MVNFKDKTYGASITGIDVKREIETTDFKHKIIKGRFLEIDEENTALVGAKLAENLKLNIGDEVAVVAQGRDGSIGAKLLRVVGVINTGMIDLDRSKIITSILSADELFSMGGRVTTIVIYFPEGKVKLNKAKDKIKSILSDGNFEVLDWKEIMPELLELIEFDRVSGYLMYALLIIIIAFGLLNTIYMSIFERKKEIAVLRAIGMKAFKIGRMIILESLLMSTIGSAAGFVFSYPIILYFKLNPIKLSKKITEIYESYSWVPELHFKLSFEVMAYITAAILFISVVMAIFPAIKVSKEELAIQLKFEK